A stretch of Chanodichthys erythropterus isolate Z2021 chromosome 20, ASM2448905v1, whole genome shotgun sequence DNA encodes these proteins:
- the si:dkey-261l7.2 gene encoding uncharacterized protein si:dkey-261l7.2 isoform X2, producing the protein MPQITSGVIMQLTLLLSALPAQYLISRWTSGTAAQRHIATQSILDMWDSMRKSYLSTTAWVDWLNTWIPKLPSFGEEEEHYTLEEAFAIEMLMHDNEQGYFGVSKEVRSPRPAYVLHRVGQVIMETQNKMIGVIVGWDAGLRAPPEWTKRKKFSDSELERAKDTPHYRILFMGPDSSSILIGYIPQFNLKLFQGFEPDIPTLERYFSHFDGEKFVMEEWLQEIYPHD; encoded by the exons ATGCCTCAAATCACGTCAGGTGTGATCATGCAGCTGACGCTGCTGCTGTCCGCTTTACCTGCGCAGTATCTCATCTCCAGATGGACAAGCGGCACCGCAGCACAACGACACATCGCCACTCAGAg TATCCTTGACATGTGGGACTCCATGAGAAAATCCTACTTGAGCACGACTGCTTGGGTCGACTGGCTAAATACCTGGATTCCCAAACTACC GTCTTTCGGAGAGGAAGAGGAACACTATACTCTGGAAGAAGCGTTCGCAATCGAGATGCTGATGCATGATAATGAGCAAGGGTACTTTGGAG TCTCCAAGGAGGTGCGAAGCCCCCGGCCAGCATACGTGCTGCACCGTGTAGGTCAAGTTATCATGGagacgcagaataaaatgattgGGGTGATAGTGGGCTGGGATGCAGGACTCCGAGCTCCCCCAGAGTGGACCAAGAGAAAGAAATTCTCGGATTCAGAG CTGGAGAGAGCCAAGGACACTCCTCATTACAGAATTCTGTTCATGGGGCCTGATTCCTCATCAATACTGATCGGATACATACCCCAGTTTAACTTGAAGCTCTTTCAAGGCTTTGAG CCGGACATTCCTACTCTAGAGCGCTATTTTTCACACTTCGATGGGGAAAAGTTTGTTATGGAGGAATGGTTGCAAGAAATCTACCCTCACGACTGA
- the irak1bp1 gene encoding interleukin-1 receptor-associated kinase 1-binding protein 1 homolog, which yields MAHSPSRVFTAVSMTAGDVYRDENESVLNRGRKQTPLHIQSSVRVVQVTGCAELSCPPDRATVTISVKNSKENVNDVTNSVTRRLEYILQTARQHDVKEENITVAKHLQREEELFHMQAEVLVVFSDFEKMQSARSVLIEKLDKSVCVGDPYYSHSAESLNLLRRRVCLEAVDNARLKASEACGILGQALGRPLLVREEESREWTSGQHEVTGSPLSLHQRTGVTLASASSRVFVTFELRPKDNNRRKF from the exons ATGGCGCACAGCCCGTCTCGTGTCTTCACTGCAGTTTCAATGACTGCTGGTGATGTTTACCGAGACGAAAACGAATCGGTGCTCAATCGGGGCCGCAAGCAAACACCTTTACACATTCAAAGCAGCGTAAGAGTGGTTCAGGTGACGGGCTGTGCGGAGTTATCGTGTCCTCCGGACCGCGCGACCGTGACCATCAGCGTCAAAAACAGTAAAGAAAATGTTAACGACGTGACTAACAGCGTTACGCGAAGACTTGAATACATCCTACAGACTGCAAGACAGCATGATGTCAAG GAAGAAAACATCACTGTGGCCAAGCATTTACAAAGAGAGGAGGAGCTCTTCCACATGCAAGCCGAG GTGCTTGTTGTGTTTTCAGACTTTGAGAAGATGCAGAGCGCACGCTCAGTTTTGATTGAAAAACTAGACAAAAGCGTGTGTGTTGGTGACCCTTACTACAGTCACAGTGCTGAAAGCCTCAATTTGTTAAG GCGGCGAGTATGTTTGGAAGCTGTGGACAACGCTCGGCTAAAAGCCAGTGAGGCGTGTGGCATTCTGGGACAAGCTCTGGGACGCCCGCTGCTTGTACGCGAGGAGGAATCACGAGAGTGGACCAGCGGCCAGCATGAAGTCACTGGCTCTCCTTTATCACTACATCAGAGGACTGGGGTTACATTAGCCTCTGCCTCTTCACGTGTGTTTGTGACCTTTGAATTGCGACCAAAGGACAACAACAGGAGGAaattttga
- the si:dkey-261l7.2 gene encoding uncharacterized protein si:dkey-261l7.2 isoform X1: protein MFNLEAQVPNRNCRHVNFKFSFQGNAYTTHNKLRVSAAMPQITSGVIMQLTLLLSALPAQYLISRWTSGTAAQRHIATQSILDMWDSMRKSYLSTTAWVDWLNTWIPKLPSFGEEEEHYTLEEAFAIEMLMHDNEQGYFGVSKEVRSPRPAYVLHRVGQVIMETQNKMIGVIVGWDAGLRAPPEWTKRKKFSDSELERAKDTPHYRILFMGPDSSSILIGYIPQFNLKLFQGFEPDIPTLERYFSHFDGEKFVMEEWLQEIYPHD, encoded by the exons ATGTTCAACTTAGAGGCGCAGGTGCCAAACCGAAACTGTCGGCATGTAAATTTCAAATTCAGTTTTCAAGGCAATGCTTACACAACGCATAACAAGCTAAGAGTTTCG GCAGCGATGCCTCAAATCACGTCAGGTGTGATCATGCAGCTGACGCTGCTGCTGTCCGCTTTACCTGCGCAGTATCTCATCTCCAGATGGACAAGCGGCACCGCAGCACAACGACACATCGCCACTCAGAg TATCCTTGACATGTGGGACTCCATGAGAAAATCCTACTTGAGCACGACTGCTTGGGTCGACTGGCTAAATACCTGGATTCCCAAACTACC GTCTTTCGGAGAGGAAGAGGAACACTATACTCTGGAAGAAGCGTTCGCAATCGAGATGCTGATGCATGATAATGAGCAAGGGTACTTTGGAG TCTCCAAGGAGGTGCGAAGCCCCCGGCCAGCATACGTGCTGCACCGTGTAGGTCAAGTTATCATGGagacgcagaataaaatgattgGGGTGATAGTGGGCTGGGATGCAGGACTCCGAGCTCCCCCAGAGTGGACCAAGAGAAAGAAATTCTCGGATTCAGAG CTGGAGAGAGCCAAGGACACTCCTCATTACAGAATTCTGTTCATGGGGCCTGATTCCTCATCAATACTGATCGGATACATACCCCAGTTTAACTTGAAGCTCTTTCAAGGCTTTGAG CCGGACATTCCTACTCTAGAGCGCTATTTTTCACACTTCGATGGGGAAAAGTTTGTTATGGAGGAATGGTTGCAAGAAATCTACCCTCACGACTGA